AAGAATCCTTGATGTTAGTAAGTTGAAATATACCTACAGATGGGAAGATATGGGGACGGCAATTGCTGATAACGAAAGAGGAGCTAATTCTCTTAAAAGTGAAAGCATTGCCATCTATCCCGATACAACGGTGTGGGTAAAAGATTTTCACTTTGCTTACAATGAACCATTGTTTGAGCAATATTTCTGGCACAAAGCTTATAAAGATTATCCTGTTGTTGGGGTAACTTGGGATCAGGCTAGAGCTTACTGTAACTTCAGAACAAAATTAAAGTCTGATTACAACGAAAGCTTAAAAAGAAAAAAACAAAAACCTTTAATTTTCAGACTTCCGACAGAATTTGAATGGGAATATGCAGCAAGAGGTGGGATGCAAAATGCAACTTACCCATGGGGTGGTCCTTATTTAATGGATGACAGAGGTTGTTATCTTGCCAACTTCAAACCGAAGAGAGGTAATTATATGGAAGATGAGAAAAAAGGTACTTTTACATATACAGCTCCGGTAAAGAAATTTAAGAAAAATGGATATGGGTTATATGATATGGCAGGAAACGTTTCTGAATGGACTTTATCTGCATATAACAACTCTTCATACGGCTTCTCATCTACACTCAACCCTTCTACAAAAGACAGATCTGATAACAAAAAATCTGTAAGAGGTGGATCTTGGAAAGATGTAGGTTATATGTTAATGACAGGTGCAAGAGACTGGGAAAGAAAAGACTCAGCAAGAAGTTATATCGGATTCAGAACTGTACAGGATATCCCTGAAGCGGCTGTTAAACCTAGAAATATCAAAAGATAAACATCATTTTCGGCTATTTATTTATAAAAATTAACATTAAAAAAAACTAACTTATATGTTTAAGACTAAAGATGCGTGGATGAATTTCTTTTATTCATTCGGTGCTGCAATTGTAATTCTTGGAGCTTGGCTTAAAATTACCCATATTACCCTGGGACCAATTAACGGTAACATTGCCCTTACTGTGGGACTTATTACAGAGGCTATCATCTTCATTATTTTCGCATTTGACCCCCCGAAAACAGAAGAATCTTATGCATGGGAAAATGTTTATCCTGAATTACTGGATAAACATGCCAATCCTAATCCGTTACATTCAAACTCAACCTCGCCTAAAGGAATTGCTTCTAACCAATTTGCAGAATTAGAAAACTCTCTTTCTACGAAATTGGATAAAATGCTGGAAGATGCGAAACTTGATGTTCAGTTATTTGAGAGATTAAGAACAGGTATCGATAAGTTTTCTAGCTCTGTAGATCAGATTAATCAAACGGTAGACGTTTCTGCTTCTACCCATAAGTATAATGACCAATTGAACAAAGCTGCTACTCACATGGAAAGCATGAACGCTCTTTATGCGATGCAATTGGAAAGTGGTAAAAAACAATCTGAATTTGCTAATAAATATGTGGCAGATATGCAAAAATCTGCGGAACAATCTGAAAAATTCAATCAGGAGTTACAAGGTTTAACATCAAATTTAAATAACTTAAACAGAGTTTACGGTGGTATGTTAACTGCTATGAAGTCTTAATTCCCAAACCATTCATAATTTAACTACTTAATCAAAAAAACGAAAAAAAAGAATGGCAGCAGGAAAACAGACCCCTCGTCAGAAGATGATCAACCTTATGTATTTGGTGTT
The sequence above is a segment of the Chryseobacterium sp. MYb264 genome. Coding sequences within it:
- the porK gene encoding type IX secretion system lipoprotein PorK/GldK, with translation MKRIFLLLLSASVASVSCSGGGSSSVGKPGTKGELIPREKTKSFVAERPYGMVAIPAGSFIAGLADQDPTNTPEKAGLKTVTVSSFFMDEAETTNAEYRVFINYVRDSIARTLLAEAAGEGGEGGGRGTGIGDYAYLAKKEDNLTPYQEYLEGQGGRDDGEYDASKKLDWKIPLHWSTSKYPDVEYAEILESLYLPASSRIGNERILDVSKLKYTYRWEDMGTAIADNERGANSLKSESIAIYPDTTVWVKDFHFAYNEPLFEQYFWHKAYKDYPVVGVTWDQARAYCNFRTKLKSDYNESLKRKKQKPLIFRLPTEFEWEYAARGGMQNATYPWGGPYLMDDRGCYLANFKPKRGNYMEDEKKGTFTYTAPVKKFKKNGYGLYDMAGNVSEWTLSAYNNSSYGFSSTLNPSTKDRSDNKKSVRGGSWKDVGYMLMTGARDWERKDSARSYIGFRTVQDIPEAAVKPRNIKR
- the porL gene encoding type IX secretion system motor protein PorL/GldL; translated protein: MFKTKDAWMNFFYSFGAAIVILGAWLKITHITLGPINGNIALTVGLITEAIIFIIFAFDPPKTEESYAWENVYPELLDKHANPNPLHSNSTSPKGIASNQFAELENSLSTKLDKMLEDAKLDVQLFERLRTGIDKFSSSVDQINQTVDVSASTHKYNDQLNKAATHMESMNALYAMQLESGKKQSEFANKYVADMQKSAEQSEKFNQELQGLTSNLNNLNRVYGGMLTAMKS